The genomic interval TTTCGAGGATATTTTTGAACCGCCTCTTCTAGAAGCGCCTCCGACTTCTTCAGAGCTGCTACCACCGTCTGAGCTAATCCCTCTCTCTCAGGCAACACTTCTTTTAACGACCGAAATCCCGCATCAATCAAGGCCAGATCACACCATACATCCCCTCCATTCTCCAACTCATCTTTCTCGGTTAATTCCCTCAGTAACCTCTTGGCCGTCTCAAACTCTCCCCTGAGCTGATACACTTGTGCCCGCTTCCGAGTCAATCTGTCTAGGAAAGCTTGCAATGCACTATCTGTCTTGTCGCCATTCACCCGCAAGTATTCATCCATAAAATTCAAAAAACCCTCAGCTTCACCCCACTGTCCACGCCGCACCAAGGAAGCCGTGCGATGATAAATTTTATTTAACAAATCGTTTTGCTGCCACCCTGGCACTCGATCCAAATGTCGAGTCACCCAACGCAAGATCAACCTATACTCCTGCCCTTTCCATAGCAAATCAAACACCTCAGGCAGCAGCACTGCTCCGCAACGCACCTCAAGACTGTTGCACAGCTCATCTGTCAACTCCGACTCCTTGCGTAATAGTTGCAAGACTTCCCCCTCCTTCTTCGCCCGCAACAATCCCAGTATCACGCCCGTAAAATACCAAAGCCGCCGGATCGTATTCTCTCCAGGAAAATGAAAACAATAAGGCCTTTCAAACAACGCATGCACAAAGCCTCTGTGCAATAAAGTATGTTGCCGCTTGGAATTTAACTCCGTGACCTCCTCGACCAAATCCTCCACCTGCTCCCGCGTCAAGGCTCCCATCTCTCCGAAGGCCGATGCTATGGCCGTGCTGATCAGTAAATAATCCAATGTCGTAAAGACTCCTACAAACCCAGGCCACGAATAAACCCTGCATTCCTCTTTTAACTCTTCACGATCACCTCCCAGCAAGGTTTCTTTGCCACTTTTGCCACTTAATAGATCGCGAACCTCAATCCCCTTGACTTCCAAAGCCCTCCTCAGCTCCACGAAAAAATCCCCACCACAAAGTAAAAGATAACCCAGATATACTCCTAGCACTCTCGGCTCATATCGCCCTAAAACCGCATCCAACCCCCTCACAAATTGATCCGTCGTTGCCGTTACATCATCGCCCTCTACAAACCCATCCTTATTGGGAATTCCGCACCCATCCAAAAACCCCTTCAAAATTACCCGCTGGTGCTCAATCAAGTAACCTCGCACGATATACTCTTGCAACCACTCAAATTCCCTCCTCTTAATCTGCTTCTTTAACAGCACCGCATTCTCTTCAACAGTCCGTCGCTCCAGAAAAACCAGACGGAAATGCCACACCTCGGCAAGCTGTCTTAACACCTTATTCCCAAGATTGCCTATTTGGTCTTCCTTCAACACCCACCGACACCCTGCCTCGATCTCTCTTTCCTGTAATACGCGCAGTAAATCAGAAACTTTCAAGTTGTCGTTCATAGCCCTCGATCGCCTTATTTACTTACATTCCAGCCTAAATAGCGACAACAGAATTAAAGCTGCGCAAGTCAAAACCTCTCGCCTTTAGGGATCATCTGAAGTGAAAATAATGGGGAAGGAAAAAGCCAAGGCTGGAACCTGATTTGAGCATTAACCGTTGCCGAGGCCGCGATGCAAGGGGCTGAGCCGACTACCGGGATTGAACCGGTGACCCACGGTTTACAAAACCGTTGCTCTACCGCTGAGCTAAGTCGGCGTGTGTGATGGGCTAAGGTGGGTTGTGTGTAGTGTTAGTCTTTGAGAAGGGGATCGTCAAGTGTGGAGGAGGTGGATGTTTCTTTTTTGCTTTTTGAGGGCGTTTGGGCATAATGGCGGGCTTGTTATCAGAGATATGAGGACGGATACGGATACGAAGTTGCAGCAGCAGACGAAGACGGCGGAGGCGGTGGGTGTGGTGGTGGAGGCGGATTTGGCGCAGCGGATCGAGGTGGCGACGAGGCGTTCTCAGGAGTTTCTTTTGAAAGCGCAACATCCCGATGGATACTGGATCGGGGAGCTTTTTGTGGATGTGACGCTGGTGTGTGATGTGGTGCTTTTTATGCATTGGCGGGGTGAGGTGGATCCGGTGAAAGAGGCGCGGTGTGTGAAGCATATTTTGTCGCGGCAGCTTCCTGATGGGGGGTGGAATATTTATCCGGGCGGGCCGAGCGAGCTGAATGCGACGGTGAAGGCGTATATTGCGTTGAAGTTGGCGGGGTTCGATGCGGGTGAGCCTTTGATGCAGAGGGCGCGGCATACGATTTTGCGGTTGGGTGGTGTGCCGCGGTGCAACACGTATACGAAATTGTTTTTAGCTTTGCTGGGTTTGTATCCGTGGACGCATTTGCCGGTGATTCCGTCGGAGATGATTTTGTTGCCGAATTGGTTTCCGTTTAATATTTACGAGATGTCGGCGTGGAGTCGGGCGATGGTGGTGCCGTTGACGATCATTAATCATTTTAAGCCGACGCGGCAGTTGCCCGAGGAGAAGCAGATTCACGAGCTGTTTCCTTATGGATTGGAGCGGGCGCCGTTTCATTTGCCGTGGAATCGAAAGAAGATTTTTTCGCTGACGAATTTCTTTTTGGTGTGTGACTTGGTGTTGAGTCTTTTGGAGCGTTGTCCGTGGAAGCCGTTTCGTAAGCGGGCGTTGAAGCGTGCAGAGGAGTGGATTTTGGAGCGGATCGGGGATGGATCGGATGGGTTGGGGGCGATTCAGCCTTCGATGCTTTATACTTGCATAGCTTTGAAGGCGCTTGGCTACACTGATGAGCATCCTGTGTTGAAGAAGGCTTTGCGGGATTTGCAATCGCTTGAGGCGTATCATGAGGAGGAAGATGATTTTCGTGTGCAGCCGTGTTTTTCGCCGGTTTGGGATACGGCGATTACTGCGGTGGCTTTGGCGGAGAGTGGGGTGCCTGCGGATCGGCCTGAGTTGAGAAAAGCGGCTCGTTGGTTGATGGATCGAGAGGTGCGAATTCGCGGGGATTGGGCAGTGAAGAATCCTCATCCTGAGGCGAGCGGGTGGGCGTTTGAGTTTAACAACATTTATTATCCGGATGTGGATGATACGTTGAAGGTGTTGTTGGCGTTGCGGCATATTGAAGTGGAAGATGAGGAAGAGAAGCAGCAGGTGATTGAGCGGGCGACGCGATGGGTGAAGAGTTTTCAGTGTAAGGATGGGGGATGGGCGGCTTTTGATAAGGATGTGACGAAGAAATGGTTGGAGGATGTGCCGTTTGCTGATCACAATGCGATTTTGGATCCGACGTGCTCAGATATTACGGCTCGGGCGCTGGAGCTTTTCGGGAAGTTGGGGACGATCAAGACGGAGCGGTTTATTCGTCGTGCGGTTCGGTATTTGCGGGAGACTCAGGAGGAAGATGGCTCGTGGTATGGGCGGTGGGGGGTGAATTACATTTATGGGACGTGGCAGGCTTTGAGGGGGTTGGCAGCCATCGGTGAGGATATGAATCAGGACTGGATTTTGCGGGCGCGGGATTGGCTTGAGCATTGCCAGAACGAGGATGGGGGCTGGGGTGAGACGCCTGATTCGTATGTGGATAAGTCACGGAAGGGTAAGGGGCCGAGCACGCCTTCGCAGACGGCTTGGGCGCTGATGGGAATTATGGCTTGTGGGGATCTGAATCGAGAATCGGTGCGGCGTGGGTTTGATTATCTTTGTCGTAATCAAAATCCGGATGGCTCGTGGAGTGAGCCTTATCTGACTGGCACTGGTTTTCCGGCGGTGTTTTATTTGAAGTATGATATGTATCGGAAT from Candidatus Methylacidiphilales bacterium carries:
- the shc gene encoding squalene--hopene cyclase, producing MRTDTDTKLQQQTKTAEAVGVVVEADLAQRIEVATRRSQEFLLKAQHPDGYWIGELFVDVTLVCDVVLFMHWRGEVDPVKEARCVKHILSRQLPDGGWNIYPGGPSELNATVKAYIALKLAGFDAGEPLMQRARHTILRLGGVPRCNTYTKLFLALLGLYPWTHLPVIPSEMILLPNWFPFNIYEMSAWSRAMVVPLTIINHFKPTRQLPEEKQIHELFPYGLERAPFHLPWNRKKIFSLTNFFLVCDLVLSLLERCPWKPFRKRALKRAEEWILERIGDGSDGLGAIQPSMLYTCIALKALGYTDEHPVLKKALRDLQSLEAYHEEEDDFRVQPCFSPVWDTAITAVALAESGVPADRPELRKAARWLMDREVRIRGDWAVKNPHPEASGWAFEFNNIYYPDVDDTLKVLLALRHIEVEDEEEKQQVIERATRWVKSFQCKDGGWAAFDKDVTKKWLEDVPFADHNAILDPTCSDITARALELFGKLGTIKTERFIRRAVRYLRETQEEDGSWYGRWGVNYIYGTWQALRGLAAIGEDMNQDWILRARDWLEHCQNEDGGWGETPDSYVDKSRKGKGPSTPSQTAWALMGIMACGDLNRESVRRGFDYLCRNQNPDGSWSEPYLTGTGFPAVFYLKYDMYRNNWTLLALAEYRKLAEKQKERARAWAQSTLKLSELRSKLGQEAAV